The genomic region GGCGGCGACGGTGTCAGCGACATCGTCGGCTACCGCAGGGCCGTCGCGCAGGCGGTCCGCGACGCCCCGCGCGGACGGGTGCTCGTGCACACCGAACTCGCCGCGGGCGGGGTGGCGCCGTTCTGGTCCATGGTCGGGCTCGGCGACATTCCCGCCACCGCGACCATTCACGATCCGCCCCAAGGCATCTGGTGGCCGGCCCGAACAAGGTTCGTCGCCGAGCACCGCGTGCTGATGCACGGCCTGCACTACCCGCTGCGGCCGCTGTCGCGCGTGCTGGAGGGCGCGGTCAACGGCCGTCGCACCCTGTTCGCGCTGAGCAAGACCGGTGCGCGGTCCATCACCATCACCTATCCGCGCACCTACGTCGTCTACGTCCCGCACCTGGTGAAGGTCCGCCCGCAGATCAAACCGGCCGAGGAACGGCCGAAGGCGATCGGGCTGTTCGGGCACGTGTACCGCGGCAAGGGATTCGAGCAGATCTCCCGGATCCGCCGGTTGCTGCCCGACGACATCACGATCCGGGTGGCCGGCCGGGGCACCGAGAACCTCACTCCCAGTGCGGGAGTGGAGATCGTCGGCCCGGTCGACGGTGCGGCCGAGGACGAGTTCTTCGCGTCGGTGCGCGCGCTGCTCATCCCGTACAACAAGCGGCACTGGTACGCCGAGACGTACCCGGCGTCCGGCACCGTCGCCCACGCCGCGGCCTACCGCACCCCGGTGGTGTGCACCGACTACGGGTCGCTGGCCGAACTCGACGAGTCCACCGGCGCCGTCGTGGTGCGCATCGACCGCGACGACACCGCCGACGAGGTGGCGCGCGCGCTGGCCGCGGCGGTCGTCGACCTGGTCAACGACGACGACCGGCTGCGCGAGGTCGGCCGGGGCGCCGACCGGTGCCGGCAGGACCGGTCTCCGGCCAACACCGCAACGACATTCGTTTCGGCGTGGCTGGACGTGCTCACCAGCGGCGAGGATCGCTGATCCGGTATGGCCAGGACCCGCAACCTCGGCAACATCGCCAAGACCCTGGTGTCGATGTTCTGGATCTACGGCACCCGCGGTCTCGGCCTGCTGTGGGTCACGGCGCTGGTCGGCCATCTCGGTATCGCCGACTACGGCAAGTACGGCATGGCGGTGGCGCTCAACTCGATCGTGGGCCCCTCGCTGGACAATGCGTTCTCGGTGCGGGCGATGCGCGAGTCCGAGGAACGCTTCATCGCCGAACGCACCACCCGGTTCCTGCTCGGCGTCTCGCTGATCACCACCGGGCTGCTGGTGATTCAGTTCAGTTACTTCATCGGTTTCGGCATCATCGTCGCCGGCGGCGAGATCACCTTCAACGTGGTCAAGAGCCGGCTGGCCCGCGACGGTCACCCGGACAAGTTCTGGCGGCTGGACACCGCGCGCCAGGCCAGCGGTGTCGGCCTGGGCACCGGATACCTGTTCCTGGCGCCGAACCCGACACTGATGACCGCGAGCCTGCTGTACTGCGTGCCCTACGTGGTGATCATCATCGCGGGCGCGAGGGCGGTGTGGGGGCACCGGCCGGGCCTGCCCGGCAGCCCGCGGCTGATGGCCGCGCTGACCGGTGAGATGCTCGGCACCGCGGCGTATCTGCAGGGCGACGTGCTGCTGCTGGGCGCGCTGACCAACGACACCACGGTCGGCTACTACACGCTGACCTGGGTGGTGTGCGCGGCGATCGCGGCGGCGGGGCAGTCGTTCGGCATGAGCTACCACGAGAAGCTGCGCGAGGCCGGCGGTGCGCTGTCGGCGGGACCGCCGCTGCGCAACACGCTGCTGCTGGCGACCGTGGGGGCGACCGCGGTGCTCACCGTCGGAGTGGTGATGCTGTTCTGGCCGGCGCCGCGCGAGCTGGCCGTCGCGATGATGATCATGGCGCTGTTCGCCGGGCTGCGCGTGGTGGTGTCGGTGTTCCAGGTCGTGCTCTACGCCCAGCGCCGCGACCTGCTGCGGCTGACGTCGGCGATCGGGCTGGTCCCGGTCAAGCTGGCGCTGGTGGCGGCGCTGGCGTTCATGGGCGCTGTCGGAGCGGCGATCTCGACGTCGATCACCGACGCGCTGTTGCTGATCTGCTACACCTACGCGCTGTACGGTCGGCGCAGCAGACCGCCGTCGGTGGAGACGGACGTCAGTTCAGAACGACCTTGAACCCGATCCACGGCTGCCACGTCATGTAGCCGTGCTGGAAGTCGACGCGGTTGTAGCCGTTGAGGTAGGTCTCGTCGCTGGTGGCCAGCCCGAGTTCGGGGACATAGTTCTGCGCGAACCCCTCCGACGCCCAGTGCGCCCCGGTGGCCTCCGACCACCACACCCGGAACGGCGCCGGGGCGGTGAAGTCCTGATACCCGTTGGCGAACTTGGTCTTCGGTACACCCAGCCGCGCCAGCGCGACCTTCGCGACCGGTGTCGGTG from Mycolicibacterium phlei harbors:
- a CDS encoding lipopolysaccharide biosynthesis protein, which gives rise to MARTRNLGNIAKTLVSMFWIYGTRGLGLLWVTALVGHLGIADYGKYGMAVALNSIVGPSLDNAFSVRAMRESEERFIAERTTRFLLGVSLITTGLLVIQFSYFIGFGIIVAGGEITFNVVKSRLARDGHPDKFWRLDTARQASGVGLGTGYLFLAPNPTLMTASLLYCVPYVVIIIAGARAVWGHRPGLPGSPRLMAALTGEMLGTAAYLQGDVLLLGALTNDTTVGYYTLTWVVCAAIAAAGQSFGMSYHEKLREAGGALSAGPPLRNTLLLATVGATAVLTVGVVMLFWPAPRELAVAMMIMALFAGLRVVVSVFQVVLYAQRRDLLRLTSAIGLVPVKLALVAALAFMGAVGAAISTSITDALLLICYTYALYGRRSRPPSVETDVSSERP
- a CDS encoding glycosyltransferase, which translates into the protein MTRPMSTLLKDYRLVFVGPAEGETAVGDYSEHFVNAVRPYFGDVVEVRTLGPGGDGVSDIVGYRRAVAQAVRDAPRGRVLVHTELAAGGVAPFWSMVGLGDIPATATIHDPPQGIWWPARTRFVAEHRVLMHGLHYPLRPLSRVLEGAVNGRRTLFALSKTGARSITITYPRTYVVYVPHLVKVRPQIKPAEERPKAIGLFGHVYRGKGFEQISRIRRLLPDDITIRVAGRGTENLTPSAGVEIVGPVDGAAEDEFFASVRALLIPYNKRHWYAETYPASGTVAHAAAYRTPVVCTDYGSLAELDESTGAVVVRIDRDDTADEVARALAAAVVDLVNDDDRLREVGRGADRCRQDRSPANTATTFVSAWLDVLTSGEDR